One Triticum dicoccoides isolate Atlit2015 ecotype Zavitan chromosome 3B, WEW_v2.0, whole genome shotgun sequence genomic window, CGGCGCCCCCGGGATGACGCCCTACGGCATCTGCTGCAACAGCCTCGGGGTGCTCAACCAGCTCGCCGCCAGCACCGCCGACCGCGTCGCCGCCTGCAACTGCGTCAAGGCGGCCGCCAGCGGGTTCCCGGCCGTCGACTTCAGCCGCGCCGCAGCTCTCCCCGCCGCCTGCGGGCTCGCCATCAACttcgccgtcacccccaacatggaCTGCAACCAGTACGTACCACTACGCATGCATGCACTGCCGCACGCGTACCGATATTTCATGAATTCCATGGATGCAAACATGCAATTTAAATATGCCTAGGTTCTTCTTCATCTGATCTTCATTTTTTGATTCGATCGTCGTTGCATTCATGCAGGGTTACGGATGAACCCTGAGATCGGACTGGAGAACCACACGCACGCAACGTACACAGAGGAAAAGCTTAGGTGTTGGACTGACCAAAATAAAATCAGCAAAGATAGTATAAGATTGAATCAATGGCCTTCAATCATGCATGTGCCGAACTGTTTAGTTGATTAATATGTAATTCAATTGTTATCCCGATGTATTATTTCTGTGCTTATATTGGAATAAAGTATATGCATGCTAGTATGTTAAATGAAACACTACAGTCCTctgaggcaaaacttttgcctctGTTTGGAAAAAAAAGTATGTTAAATGACTTGTATCTCTAATTAACGTTGACTTCATCAGCTTGGGGCATCTTCGCCTTGCCACCTCGGGTCGGATGTTGCATGGTCTTTTTCGACCTTGTACGGAACTTCTACCATAGTTTGTTTCAGTGCACTGCGTCGCGTCGCCTCTACTGGTCCTTGTTGCGACCTTGTACCGAACCACTACGTTTCGGCCTCAGTCCAAGGCCGGGCGACAGCCTTCCTTCTAATTTTTTTTTTAACGTTGATGCATCAATGCTCTCTTGCACATACACAATGAGCTAGCCATTTGACACATGCATGGCTGATGACGATCGAATAACCAACCAAACTTGCGTGTGAGCATAGCGTGAGCCTTTTTTTGGCTTTTTGGCTCAGCAACTAATTTATATCTATAACTTATCTACTATTCGTAAATAGTTCATCCGCACTACAAGTAATTCTCTCAACATACGGACTTTCCACCTCATGAAGCATGCAATGTCAGCATCCACTAGCATTATTTTCCATTCATGCATCACATCCACTACTTTTAGTTATTACAATGTTCACTCTCTCACTTCACCAAGCCATGCATGTCTGCCACATTATAATTAGTCACGTAATGGTATTAAtttaatttattttaaaattttcacAAAATGTTAAATTGCTAACTTAAAAAATGTTAGAATGCGGTAATAATATTTCGTAGCTACATATTTCTTGGTGTTTCCGCAGCAACGCTTGGGCAATCATCTAGTATTAATGAAGTACATGTCGCTTCTGCCCATTCACCATCTATGTTTTTATAGAAAACCCCCTTATGGTTTGAAGAATCAACCCACAGTAAATCTTTAAGTGAAAAAAGAATCGTTTTCCTGTTTTTATGGAAACCCCCCTATAGTTTTGGGTAATTAACATGCAGTTCACTTTTAAGTGACAAAATGAATCTTTTTTGGTTTTTATAGAAAACCCCCTACAATTTATGGTACTTAACCCGCAGTTCACTTTTAAGTACAAAACATGATTTTTGAAATATCCATATCTTTTACACCCTAACTCtagttttaacatgttatatatgaaatttatgATAATTAACCCGCAATTCACTTTTAAGTATAAAACTTGGTTTTTGAAATATCCATTTATTTTACACACTAACTctaattttaacatgttatatatgaaatttgattaaaaaATGTGTAGCATCCGAATGTGATGTTATTTTAACTATTAACTAATTTAAAATGCTATTTAGAGTGAAACTTTAATCAATAGTGTGTGATACGTCTTTCCTTCGTACGAGCGTCGATCTCAATTGCAAATGAACACCTCGACAAACAAAATTGGAGATGAAAGAAACAATCAATAGATTctttttgaaactatgatgatttttatagcaaattcggaaactatacagCATAATGCAtaaaaatcaaaagtatcaccccgTCGGGCTCCTGTTGGCCGAAAAGGGACTTTTTGGCCCAatgttggccgaagagggacttttcggccaacGTTGGCCAAAAAGGACTTTTCGGCCAACCATTGGCCAAAAAGTCCCTCTTCAGCCAATGGTAGGCCGAAAAGTGGTCTTCAGCCAACACCTGCTTTCTTGGTTTACaaaattcatatcaattaggatttttaatattttaatttgattctttttgcattagattagaaattttatgaagtttctgtagatatcaagtttgactagatttgaaagtttgaatttAAATTTTCATGATttttctcaaatcactagattgACTATAATTTGATCTAGGAGTATTTttttagatgattctttttgctactggttctttgtgactttgtttatCTGTAGTAATTAATTGGTGAGTTTAAGGATTATTTAAAATTAGGTATAAAAAACAGTTCTGTTTtagtgttttataggttttgtgctatttcttttaattttaattACTTTAAATTTTTTCTTTATGATTTTGACATATTATTTTAGTTTCTTTTAAGTTATTAGTAGCTATTTTATTTATAgcattttttggtattttatttcttttatcctaCTAGAAAACTTGTTTTAAGCTTCATAGGAGTTTATATTTAAAAATGCCTTATAAATCCTGTATAGCCATTgccgttttatacatgaaagttttcCTCCATTTTCTTTTTCGCCATTCTCTCCCgccattttctttcccgccattctctcccgccatGTTATCTACGGTCGTGAACACCATGAGGCTCGTTTTGTAAGTTGAGAAGAGAAGATGGCGAGAAAGAAGATGGCGGGCAAGAAGatggcgggagagaatggcgggaaagaaaatgTCGGGAGAGAATGGTGGgaaagaaaatggagggagagaatgGCGGCAAATAAAATGACGGGAACGAAAATGTCAGGAGAAAATGGCGCCAAAGAATGGCTGGAGAAAATGGCGGCAAAGAAAATAGCGGGAGAAAATGGAGGAAAAGAACAGCGGGAAAGAAAATGaaggataaaagaaataaaatacaaaaaatgcTAAAAATAAAATATCTACTGATAACTTAACAGAAACTAAAAGAATATGTCAAAATCATAAAGAAAACAATTTAAagcaattaaaattaaaagaaatagcACAAAACCTTAAAACACTAAAACATAAATGTTTTCATaaaaacctaattttaaataatcCTTAAATTCACCAATTAATTACTACAGATAAAAAAAGtcacaaagaaccagtagcaaaaagaatcatctaaaaaagcactcctagctcaaattataggcaatctagtgatttgagaaaattcatgaaaattcaaattcaaactttcaaatctagtcaaacttgatatctacataagcttcataaaatttctaatctaatacaaaaagaatcaaattaaaatactaaaaatcctaattgatatgaattttctaaaaCAGGAGTGCaggttgtgacgcccctgattcaatcgtacactaatcatgcacgcaaacgtgtacgatcaagatcagggactcacgggaagatatcacaacacaactataaaaacataaataagtcatacaagcatcataatacaagctaggggcctcgagggctcaaatacaagtgctcgatcatagacgagtcagcagaagcaacaatatctgagtacagacataagttaaacaagtttgccttaagaaggctagcacaaactgggatacggatcgaaagaggcgcatgcctcctgcctgggatcctcctaaactactcctggtcgtcgtcagcggcctgcacgtagtagtaggcacctccagtgtagaagGAGTCGTCAACGACGGTGGCATCCggatcctgggctccagcatctggttgcgacaaccagatagaaaggaaaggggggaaaagagggagaaaagcaaccgtgagtactcatccaaagtactcgcaagcaaggagctacactacatatgcatgggtatatgtgtaaagggccatatcggtggactgaactgcagaatgccagaataatagggggatagctagtactatCGAAgagtacgcttctggcagcctccatcttgcagcatgtagaagagagtagattgaagtcctccaagtagcatcgcatagtataatcctacccggcgatcctgccctcgtcgccctgtggaaaagcgatcaccgggttgtctgtggaacttgtctgggtgtgttttattaagtatccggttctagttatcataaggtcaaggtacaactccgggtcgtccttttatcgaggcacacggctattcgaatagataaacttccctgcaggggtgcaccacataacccaacacgctcgatcccatttggccggacacactttcctgggtcatgcacggcctcggaagatcaacacgtcgcagccccacctaggcctaacagagaggtcagcatgccggtctaactcctatggcgcaggggtctgggcccatcacccattgcacacctgcatgttgcgtgggcggccgaaagcagaactagcccccttaatacaagagcaggcttacgttccaatccggcgcgcgccgctcagtcgctgacatctagaaggcttcggctgataccacgacgtcgagtgcccatatctttcccgcgtagttggttagtgcgtataggccagtggccagactcagatcaaataccaagatctcgttaagcgtgttattatgaagcaaccgcgaacgccgaccagggccaggcccacctctcgcctaggtggtctcaacctgccctgtcgctccgccacaaagatccacacagaggggcgtcgggacaaaggtcctttcagcccccaatccgtgaatcactcgcgggtactcttcgagccgacccgactttagtcaccatctgtagtatgtatatatgtatagtatatacccgtgatcacctcccaagtgatcacggcccgatagtatagcaaggcagaccgacaagaatgtagggccacagatgataaactagcatcctatactaagtatttaggattgcaggtaaggtatcaacagatgtagcaacaatgtcaggctatgcatcagaatatgattaatggaaagcagtaacatgctacactactctaatgcaagcagtatagaggataataggcgatatctggtgatcaaggggggggagcttgcctggttgctctggcaagaaggaggggtcgtcggtgatgtagtcgtactcgatggcatcagcgccggtctcggggtctaccggagaagaagagggggggagaaatagtaaatacagagcaatcaaaacatcacaaagcataacatggcaatacgcggtgctaggtgtgccctaacgcggtaataGGTGAtatcgacgaaggggggaaacatccgggaaagtatccccggtgtttcgcgttttcggacagatgaaccggagggggaaagttgcgtgttcgctatgctagggatgtgtggcggacgaacgggctacgtatccggattcgtctcgtcgttctgagcaactttcatgtacaaagtatttccatctgagctaccatttattttatattaatttttaaatatTAAAACATTTTCTAGAATTCATTTAAATTAGAAATAAATGGTTAAATCGCTACGGGTACACAGAATTATACCCAACTATTTGCACCaggggctgacaggtggggtccagttgactgcccagtcagcagtcaacTAGGACCATTGACTAGTCAAAGGCTCAggggggccacatgtcattgacagggttatcccagtcagcagtttgactggtcaaaggaaccagtgggacccatgtgtcacaGGTACAAGTTTTGACATAAAAATTATTAGTTTAATTAACTAGATGGGGTCCACCAGTCAGTTTCTATTAGCAGTGTCATTAGTGGTAATTAGTCATTAGCATTTAACCTAATGGCCTCGGGCCCACTATTCAGCGGCACAAAGGCTGGTTAGGAGCACCGTGCGCGCACAGGAGAGCGCCTACGGCGATGGCGCTCGGCTGGCGAAGCCAAGGCCGACGCGGGCGGCGTGTGGGCGAAGCAGGGAAAAGGCCGGGCGCGGCCAAGGCGGATCCAACGCGAGTAGGTCGAGCTGGGCTGTAGAGGACGTTGCGAGACGACAGCTGAGTAGAAACAGCAGCAACATGGGGCCGACGTGGTCAGGGAGGTAGAGAAGCAGCAGCcaggcagcagcagcagtagagcaGTGCGCCGGCGGGCGCGAGTGTGGAGGGTCGAAGTGGGGCATGGGCACGACGACTAGGGGCGTGCGGGCGGAGCGTGTGCAAGGGACCTGGGCGCGACGAGGGGCGCGACGAGGGGCGCGGTGACTGCGGCATCGGAGACCAGTGCAGTGCAGTGCGCGGGAAGGAGAGGAGGGAGTGGAGGCCGGAGGTGGCAGCTCACAGGGGGCCGGTCGAGGAGGGCAGCAGGcttgaggaggaggatggagacgaCGGCGGGGCAGCTCCGATGAGGAAGCGTTCCGGCGAGGCAGTGGCGACGGCGGTCCGAGGCGGCGAGACGCGATGAAGTCGGCTCGAGGGAGAGGTGGGGAGGCGTCCGGCGAGGTGGCATCGGTCCAGCGGGTGGCGGTGGTCGGCGACGGGGCCGGGGCGGCACCGGGCGGCGGCGACNNNNNNNNNNNNNNNNNNNNNNNNNNNNNNNNNNNNNNNNNNNNNNNNNNNNNNNNNNNNNNNNNNNNNNNNNNNNNNNNNNNNNNNNNNNNNNNNNNNNNNNNNNNNNNNNNNNNNNNNNNNNNNNNNNNNNNNNNNNNNNNNNNNNNNNNNNNNNNNNNNNNNNNNNNNNNNNNNNNNNNNNNNNNNNNNNNNNNNNNNNNNNNNNNNNNNNNNNNNNNNNNNNNNNNNNNNNNNNNNNNNNNNNNNNNNNNNNNNNNNNNNNNNNNNNNNNNNNNNNNNNNNNNNNNNNNNNNNNNNNNNNNNNNNNNNNNNNNNNNNNNNNNNNNNNNNNNNNNNNNNNNNNNNNNNNNNNNNNNNNNNNNNNNNNNNTGGGGGGTTAAGGGAGTGAGGGGGCCGGATGGGCCAGTGGGCTGGCCGgatgggccgtttggcccagttggccatgGGATTAcccccccttttatttattttgtttgtttttcttttcttatttttccttctACTGGTTTATATTATTTTAGTTTCTTAAACATAAAAgttgcacctaaattagtattactaattatACCTCGATCACAAAAAGGTCTAAcccccaaataaaatagtttagtattttataaaatacaaaaggcatttatttagttgttttagctactgcttaaatcattttagagcattcaaacattttataaaagtgtggtttcttcaccataattacctatgctttATTTGTCACCGTTTATactttttagttttgacatttgaaaactttactggtttgactttattttaaatttgaattccgaATAGGTTTTGAACTGCGCgtgattaacaacagtaatcgaggtgacatggcatcatttggtgagggttactgtagcttaattatccgggcgtcacacaggtGTTGGCTGAAGACCACTATTCGGCCTACCattggccgaagagggactctttggcgaacggttggccgaaaagtcctttttggccaacagttggccgaaaagtccctcttcggccaaccttaggccgaaaagtcccttttcggccaacaggaggccgacggggtgatacttttgatttttaTGCATTCGggtgtatagtttccgaatttgctataaaaatcatcatagtttcaaaaaaatATCCAATCGATAGCCACGTATGCATGCCTCGACAAACCTAGCAAGGGAAAACTATTCTCATCTTGTGCCGAGAGAGAAACGGCTTAGAATTGACCGCATTCAAACACGTTGCGGTTCTGTAGGCACTAAGATCATCGTAGGTGGGGATGGGATGGAAGACAAACGACAACATAGATGGGGTTGGATGTTTACATAAAGAACGTGGACCTATTAGGGTCTTGACTCATGATTGGGCATGTGCTATATTTTTCTCCGATTGCAAcatacgggctcttttgctagtattaGTACTAACTGATACATGTATTTGAGCTCTATAGCTGACAACCCCTACCTCAGTGCTCAAGATATACCAATCAAATGCTACAATAATTTAAAACGGCATACTTCAATTCTCTAGAAAAACATATTTTTAAAGTAAAACATACTcgctccctccgtttcataatgtagtgATAATagtttttttcaaaagtcaaacttcATAATTCTTTACCATTTTTATAGAGAAAATATTTACGAACACCAAATGCATATTATTGGAAAACATAATGAGTTCACTTTTGCTAATACTCAGGCACCTGAATTTTTTCCAGCTCTCAGTCGATTATGCGTGTCGCCACACGTGAGCCCTTTTATTTTAGACATCAACACACTGTAAAAGTAtttgggaagcgtagaaccctttgtctcgggccgcatGTATATATTTAGGCAAAGCCTTGGCATACAAGTTACAAGGGGACCGGATAGGTCGTTACAAGAGAATCGGGAACATAAGAAAGGATAGAGCTAGATACAGAATTTAAACAAAGACTTCTATCCCTATACGTATAttccaacactccccctcaatctaaacctcaaGGAGCTTTGCCAAGGTTAAGATTGTACTTGAAGTCATTCAACCTTCTGTCGGTAAGAGGTTTTGTAAAACCATCTGCGAGCTGATCTCCTGTAGGAATAAACCGAATTTCCAGAAGCTTTCGagctactctttctctgacaaagtggaaatcaacttcaatgtgttttgttcgtgcatgaaaaacaggatttGCTGAGAGATATgttgcaccaatattatcacaccacaATCTCGCAGCCTGTGGAGTTTTAACTCCAAGCTCATACAGTAATGTTTGTATCCACATCACTTCAGCTGTAGCATTAGCCAAGGCCTTATATTCAGCCTCTGTGCTTGACCTAGATACTGTGgcctgttttcttgcactccatgacacaagGTTAGTTCCCAGAAATACAGCAAAACCACCTGTAGATCTTCTATCATCAGCACACCCTGCCCAGTCAACATCAGAATATGCAGTAACAAGCATAGAAGAAGACTTGGTAATGTTGAGACCAAGACCTTCTGAGAACTTGAGATACCTTAAAATTCTTTTGACTGCAGTCCAGTGAGTAGTTCTAGGTGCATGTAAATATTGACATACCTTGTTCACTGAATAAGATATATCAGGACGAGTGAGTGTTAAGTATTGCAATGCACCTACAACACTCCTATAGTTTGTTGCATCCTCTGGTCCAAGAACTTCTCCACTTTCCACTGAAAGCTTTTCAGAAGTAGAAATTGGTGTATTAACTGGCTTGCAATTTTCCAATCCTACTCTCCTGAGAATGTCAGTTGTATACTTTTCCTGTGAGAGAAGTATGCCATCTTTAACTTGCTTTACCTCTATACCAAGGAAATAGTGAAGATCACCCAAGTCCTTAAGAGAAAATTCCAGCTTCAGATCTTTAAGCAAGCAAGTAGTGGCATCTGGacttgaactagcaacaattatatcatcaacataaaccaacACAAAGATAGTGACACTGCCTTTATTAAAGAAGAACAATGAGGTATCTGCCTTGGATGGTATGAACCCAAGACGTTGCAACTGCATACTCAGTCTGGAATACCAAGCTCTTGGGGCCTGCTTCAAACCATACAAAGCTTTATCCAACTTACAGACATGTTGTGGTGTGCTAGGATTCTCATAACCTGGTGgttgccgcatgaacacttcttcctcaaaaacaccatgaagaaacgcgttctgaacatctagctgtcgtAGACTCCACCCTCTGGAAACAGCAGTAGACAACAGAAGACGAATAGTAGTTGACTTAATAACAGGACTAAAGGTATCTTCATAGTCAATTCCAAACCTTTGCTTAAATCCTTTGGCAACTAGTCTAGCCTTATACCTTTCTATGCTTCCATCAGACTTTCTTTTGATCTTatacacccatttgcaatcaataacattGTTTCCATACTTTGGTGGAACCAAGTGCCAAGTCTTATTTTTCATAAGTGCATTATATTCACTATCCATAGCTTCCTTCCAATTCTTATTAGCAAGCGCATCATCCAAATTGAGTGGTTCACCAGTGGTAGTAAGGAATGCACGTTTGATTTTGTCATACCTTATTGTACCATCATTGTATTGTTTTTCCTTGACAATACCTGATCGAGACCGTGTTTGCCGAGGAGTAGATGTAGGCAGCACAGGAGCAGTAGCTGCCATAGAAGATCCAGCCGGCACGTGATCCGAGGCGGATCCATGCAGTAGGCCAGCCGGATCAGGCACCTGATCCGATGCGGATCCCTGCCGCGCATGCAGTGAATCCGCGCCCGCCGCGCCCGCCGCTGCAGTACGCCCTCGCTCGAGGACAGCTGGTGTGGGGTCGGACCCGCTCCCACGGTCGGTTGCGGTGGAAACCCGTGCCGCGTCCGATTCGCTCCCCCCGCACGAGGGCTGTCAGCGCGTGGGGACACCACGGGAGACGGCGAGGCGTCATTGGCGCGATGCGATGCGGCCGTGGGACCAGTGGGCACCACCTGATCAGCGCAGTTGGCCACGAGACCAGGCGAGACCAGGCGCGCGGGAGAATCCTCGTGGGATCGCGCGCCGCCAGTAGGAACCGCAGGCTGGGCAGGCGAATCCGCCTCGGATCACCCGCTGTCAGCCAAATCTGCCGCGGTTTCCGTGCCCTCCCTGTCTTTTCCTTCACACATAAAATCACAGGGTAATTGTGCACAAATAGCATCAACAGAATCAAAATTTGCATGGGATTTTTGCACATGATCTCGTTCGTTTAATTCCCCCCCACTATCAGGTAATATTGTAGGATCAGAGAGGAGGGCAATCTCTGCACGAAGCAAGGCGCCCGCATTGGGATGCAATTTGGAAAACGGAAAGAGTGTCTCATCAAAGATAACATCACGAGAAATATAGATACGTCCGGTAGAAATCTCAAGGCATTTATAACCTTTATGAAGATTACTATAACCAAGAAAACACACTGTGTGGATCTAAACTCAAGTTTGTGATGATTGTAGGGACGCAAATTTGGGTAACATGCACACCCAAATATCTTTAGATAGTTGTAATCAGGTTTTTGATGATAGAGACGCTCTAATGGAGTGGTGTTTCCAATAACTTTGCTAGGGAGCCTATTGATAAGATAGGTGGCAGTGATAAAAGCTTCATCCCAGTACTTGAGAGGCATTGATGCATGAGCTAACAAGGAAAGGCCAACTTCAACAATGTGGCGATGTTTACGCTCGGCAGAGCCAttctgttgatgagcatgaggacaagatACATGATGAGCAATCCCAATGCTACGGAAAAAAGAGTGGAGTttctcatactcccctccccagtcactttggacaGCAAGAATTTTCCTATCAAATTGACGTTCAACTAGTTTCTGAAATTCTTGGAAAATAGAAAAAACTTCAGATTTATATCGAAGCAAATAAATCCAAGTGAACTTGCTATAGTCATCGATAAAACTGACGTAATATTTTTTTCGACCAAAAGAATATCGGGCATGGccccatacatcactgaaaataAGCTCTAATGGAGCATGAGACACACTAGTTGACTTGGGATAAGGAAGCTGATGACTTTTGGCACATTGACAAGCTTCGCAAACAGACTCAGAAACTATACTAGGAGACAAAGAAAGTTTGTCTTTATTGACTATTTGTTTGACAATGATCGAAGATGGATGCCCTAATCGTTGATGCCACCGTGCCAAGGAGGGCTTGATGACGGAGTAGACGTGACGACGCTTGCGACCTAATGCTCCGGATGGAATGGGGTAGAGGCCACCAACGCATCTACCGTGATGAAGTagttccctcgttgcccgatccttaaTGAAAAAAtaacgagggtgagtttcaaagaaaACATTATTGTCGGTGGCTAGTCTAGACATGGAAGCAAGGTTTTTGTCAGCTTGAGGGACATGAAGCACATCTCGAAGAACAAGATTACGTTTGAGTGTAGGGGAATTAATAGAACTTTGACCGATATGACAAATATCCATACCTCCGCCACTGGCGGTGTGAATCTGATCGGTGCCATGGTAGCGCTCACAGAGGGCAAGTTGCTCGAGCTCGTTTGTCACATGATCCGTAGCGCCGGAGTCCACGTACCAGACGCCGCCACCACCCTGCTCACACATAGCAGCCGCAACATGGCGATCCGAGGGCACAAAGTCCTCATCGTAGCGATGCCAGCAGTCAATCACCTCGTGACCAGACTTTTTGCAGAGCTGGCATCGGGGGCGCGGACGTGAAGGAGGGCAGCggccgttgttgttgttgaagccgcCGCTGTTGCCGCTGGTGTTGTAGCCGCCCCCGCCATGGGAGCCAGAGCCCCCACCGGAGCGTGCGCCTTCTCCTGAAGAAGCGCCGcgtccgcgcccgccgccgcgctGCCCCTGGTGACCGCGCCCACGGCCGCGGCCACGAGAGACGGAGTTGACGGAGGACTGCTGAAGATCgccgccgtggaggagggtgaggcgGGCATCAAAactgagcagctggctgtatagctcttggacggtgatgggttccaCCCTGGCGGAGAGTGCAGAGACCACCGGGTTGTACTCCATATCCAAGCCGGCAAGAATTATGGAGACGATCTCCGGATCAGATAGGGCCGAAGCCGTGCTTGCGACCTCATCAGTGAGACTTTTGATCTTACCAAGATAATCGGCCATGGACATATTACCTTTCTTGAGGTTGGTGAGCTCGATGCGAGTGTTTATCACTTGGGCTTGGCTCTGAGCAGCAAACATGGCGTGGATGGTGTTCCACACCTCGGCCGGCGTCTGGAGCGTGGCGACCTGGGCAAGAATCTCACGGGAAAGTGAACCCATTAAGTATCCTTGGAGTTGTTGCTGCTGTGCATACCAGAGGGATCTCGCAAAGTTGACGACTTGTTCATCTTTGCCTTCCTTGGTGATGGTGAGGGTGGCTGGCGGTGGCGGGCTCGTCGCGTCGAGGTGATGCTCCATCTGGGCACCTCTGATCTGCGGGAGCACAATGGCCTTCCAGAGCAGGAAGTTGCCCCGCGTAAGCTTCTCCTGTGGTGGCGATCCGAGGGAGGTGGTGCTGTGGGTGGAGGTGGAAGATGATGCGAAGGTAGAGGATGGGGTGGTGGCGAGCGCACCCATGGTGCTTGGAGTCATGGCCGCGGTGGTGGTGGACATAGCCTCGGTCGCGAAGGTagctagatgcaatctctctcgattggatgaggaagaggctctaaTACCATGTAAAAGTATTTGAgaagcgtagaaccctttgtctcgggccgcatGTATATATTTAGGCAAAGCCTTGGCATACAAGTTACAAGGGGAGATCGATGGAACGATCTGGAGATCGACCGGATAGGTCGTTACAAGAGAATCGGGAACAGAAGAAAGGATAGAGCTAGATACAGAATTTAAACAAAGACTTCTATCCCTATACGTATAttccaacacacact contains:
- the LOC119281101 gene encoding non-specific lipid-transfer protein 1-like, which gives rise to MGIQASRALAALLLAALAAATLRGASAVVQCGQVTQLMAPCMPYLSGAPGMTPYGICCNSLGVLNQLAASTADRVAACNCVKAAASGFPAVDFSRAAALPAACGLAINFAVTPNMDCNQVTDEP